The Populus trichocarpa isolate Nisqually-1 chromosome 11, P.trichocarpa_v4.1, whole genome shotgun sequence genome has a segment encoding these proteins:
- the LOC7462309 gene encoding signaling peptide TAXIMIN 2 yields MGDCKPLGFLIGLPFALVALVLSLIGAVIWVIGTVLSCLCPCCICFAGLANFAVSLVKLPVKVMRWFIDLIPC; encoded by the exons ATGGGTGATTGCAAGCCTTTAGGTTTCTTGATTGGGTTACCCTTTGCTCTTGTTGCTTTGGTTTTGTCTCTTATCGGTGCTGTTATTTGGGTTATTGG GACTGTGCTGAGCTGCCTCTGCCCTTGTTGCATTTGTTTTGCTGGACTGGCAAATTTTGCAGTGAGCCTCGTGAAGCTTCCCGTGAAAGTCATGAGATGGTTTATTGATCTGATTCCATGTTGA
- the LOC7462310 gene encoding uncharacterized protein LOC7462310, with product MESCSLLVLSLSLLTLSYQFLAIKSDEALIQNLCHKTPEPVLCADCLHGDPSGKAADARRVALITVRCAEYDAEQVYNFTFNLWQNTPKSNAALYNILDTCSSQFLVAHDSFRGATVALEDQGWRNWRGTAIYELTTQVTPYLNRCLDLFKKQPQLPLPNTILVGTNAVNQGIAISLGILKNIPDKLTRS from the coding sequence ATGGAGTCCTGCAGTCTTctagttctctctctctccctcttaaCCTTGTCTTATCAGTTTCTGGCCATAAAATCTGATGAGGCTTTGATCCAAAACCTATGTCACAAAACACCAGAACCAGTCCTTTGCGCAGATTGCCTCCATGGTGATCCTAGCGGCAAGGCTGCAGATGCTAGGAGAGTAGCACTGATAACAGTGCGCTGTGCCGAATACGATGCCGAACAAGTATATAATTTCACGTTCAACCTCTGGCAGAACACTCCCAAATCAAATGCTGCACTGTACAACATCCTTGACACATGTTCAAGCCAGTTTCTCGTGGCACATGATAGTTTTCGCGGCGCCACGGTTGCCCTTGAAGATCAGGGGTGGCGTAATTGGCGTGGGACGGCCATTTATGAATTAACCACTCAAGTCACTCCTTACCTGAACCGCTGCCTGGACCTCTTCAAAAAGCAACCGCAGCTTCCATTGCCAAACACTATCTTGGTCGGGACTAATGCTGTCAACCAAGGCATTGCAATTAGCTTGGGGATTTTGAAGAATATTCCTGATAAGTTAACCCGCTCATAA
- the LOC7460799 gene encoding uncharacterized protein At4g28440 — protein sequence MATQTPIEQQESSSASASAGAKPGLRKPVFIKVDQLKPGTGGHTLTVKVLNFNTVPQKDRRSVSLHVRQTRIAECLIGDETGTIIFTARNDQVDLMKPGTTVILRNAKIDMFKGSMRLAVDKWGRVEVTEPAEFVVKEDNNLSLVEYELVNVAEE from the exons atggcGACACAAACACCGATTGAGCAACAGGAGAGTAGCAGTGCCAGTGCGAGTGCGGGTGCAAAACCGGGACTTAGAAAGCCTGTGTTCATCAAAGTGGACCAGCTTAAGCCTGGAACTGGAGGCCACACATTGACTGTCAAGGTCCTTAATTTCAATACTGTCCCTCAAAAGGACCGCCGATCGGTCTCTCTGCATGTCCGTCAGACACGAATAGCTGAGTGTCTTATTGGGGACGAGACTGGTACCATCATTTTCACCGCAAGAAACGATCAAG ttgatctgatgaagccAGGGACAACTGTTATTCTCCGCAATGCAAAGATTGACATGTTTAAGGGGTCTATGAGGCTAGCAGTTGACAAATGGGGTCGTGTTGAAGTCACTGAGCCTGCAGAATTTGTAGTCAAGGAAGACAACAATCTCTCTCTTGTTGAATATGAGCTTGTGAATGTTGCAGAAGAGTGA
- the LOC7462311 gene encoding uncharacterized protein LOC7462311 codes for MGSGFSVLKLVKPFLPFIPEVQRPVNVVPFRVKAMYTGISLVIFLACSQLPLYGIHSTTGADPMHWMRAILASSRGTVMELGIGPLVTSGMVMQFLAGSKLIKVNKDVREDRALLKAAEKFLSILIAIGQAAANLFMGMYGPLGLLGVGNSILIIAQLCFASILMMCLDELLQIGYGLGSGISLFTATHMCENVIWKSFSPTTINTVYGPEFEGAIPALFHGLLKQRNKTLALRKALFRTNLPNVTNLLSTAFISLLAIYLQGFSVPLTVTSNNLNSCFRQRGTYPIKLFYTSNMPIILLSAFISNIYFLSQLLYTRFGGNIVLVNLLGSWSESQYPASHSIPVGGLAYYITAPSSLADMAASPMRALFYLVFMLFACAWFSRKWTEVSGSSAKDVAKQLKDQKMVMPGYREGQLEAVLNRHIPVAAAFGGMCIGALTVSADMMGAIGSGTGVLLAVSVIYQYFEMFDKERVSLFGSLGF; via the exons ATGGGGAGTGGATTTAGTGTTCTAAAACTAGTCAAACCATTCCTTCCGTTCATACCGGAAGTGCAGCGTCCTGTCAATGTGGTTCCTTTCAGGGTGAAGGCCATGTACACTGGGATCTCTCTCGTCATTTTCTTGGCCTGCAGCCAGCTTCCCCTCTATGGCATACACTCCACAACAGGTGCAGATCCAATGCACTGGATGCGTGCTATTCTTGCTTCAAGCCGTGGGACTGTCATGGAGCTCGGAATAGGTCCTCTTGTGACTTCCGGGATGGTGATGCAGTTTTTAGCTGGTTCAAAGTTGATTAAAGTAAACAAAGATGTTCGTGAAGATCGCGCACTTCT AAAGGCTGCAGAAAAGTTCTTGAGCATTTTGATAGCTATTGGTCAAGCTGCTGCAAACCTTTTCATGGGAATGTATGGTCCTCTAGGACTACTTGGAGTGGGAAATTCTATCCTCATCATTGCACAACTCTGCTTTGCCAGTATCTTAATGATGTGCTTAGATGAACTTCTCCAGATTGGATATGGCCTAGGCTCTGGAATTTCCCTCTTTACGGCAACCCATATGTG TGAAAATGTCATATGGAAATCATTTAGTCCTACCACTATAAACACTGTTTATGGACCTGAATTTGAAGGTGCTATCCCTGCCTTGTTCCATGGACTGCTAAAACAGAGAAACAAGACGCTAGCTCTCCGAAAAGCCCTTTTCCGAACAAATCTTCCTAATGTTACAAATCTGCTCTCCACAGCCTTTATTTCTCTACTTGCCATCTACTTACAAGGATTCAGTGTGCCTTTGACTGTGACGAGTAATAACCTTAACAGCTGCTTTAGGCAGCGAGGCACGTATCCGATCAAGCTGTTCTATACCTCCAATATGCCCATCATTCTACTCTCGGCATTCATATCAAACATCTATTTTCTCTCTCAG TTACTGTACACGAGATTTGGTGGAAATATTGTTTTGGTGAATCTTCTCGGTAGCTGGAGTGAATCCCAGTATCCGGCCAGCCATTCTATTCCTGTTGGTGGTCTTGCATATTATATCACTGCACCATCAAG CTTAGCTGATATGGCAGCCAGTCCCATGCGGGCACTTTTTTATCTAGTGTTCATGTTATTTGCATGTGCATGGTTCTCAAGAAAATGGACTGAAGTTTCTGGATCCTCTGCTAAAGATGTTGCTAAACAGCTCAAG GATCAAAAAATGGTAATGCCGGGTTATCGCGAAGGGCAGTTAGAAGCCGTGCTGAACCGCCACATACCCGTAGCTGCAGCATTTGGAGGAATGTGCATTGGTGCCTTGACAGTGTCCGCAGATATGATGGGTGCAATTGGTTCGGGGACAGGAGTTCTTCTTGCTGTCAGCGTCATATATCAGTATTTTGAGATGTTCGACAAAGAGAGAGTCAGTTTGTTCGGTTCTTTAGGGTTCTAA